GACGCAAGAACAAACCAACAGTTGATAATGTCTGACCCTGGCTTTTGTTTATTGTCATCGCAAACGACAGAGAAACCGGAAATTGACGGTGTTGGAATTTAAACGGTATAACCGTATCACTGGGAATCATATTCATTCTGGTGATAAAAACTTTATCCCCAACATTACTACCAGAAACAATATCCGCGCCGATCACATTTCTCCCTAGATCTCGCATAACAAGTCGAGTCCCATTACACAAACCCCCAGCTGGATCAATATTCCTCAACAAAATAATAGGCACGCCTATTTTCAACTTCAATGAATGATTAGGTAGACCAGAACATCTAATCTGATTCAAGAATTCAACATTTATCcaatcaacatcaacatcagaATAGACATCACTACCACATATCGAATCAGCACTGAGATAATTTTTCTCCTTATCGGGCAACAAGTCAACTATATAATTGTTTATCTTTTCAACATTGTCGACAGTCGGAACCAGAATTGCCCTATCTTGGAAGAAACTTGGATCACGAAAATTCTGAATCAGATAGATTGTATTTACAATATCTTCCACTGGATTTTCCAAGATAGGAATGATTAGATCAGAAGGAATATCAACAAAAAGTTTATCATTGACCACTATTCCACATCGACCTTCACCGATTTGAAGTATCCAATCTGAAAATGACCTTAACTCCTGAGGAGTTGATTGTTCCAATCCTATTGTTAACCTCATATTTTTCGTCAAACGTAAAACTTCGCAATATTTCCAGAGGACAGAAGAATTTATCGAAGCCATGACAATCTCAGCACGAGAACCTTTCAGAATAACTGGCAAGACCTGCCTGAAATCACCACCGAACGACCACCTTTCCACCAAAAGGTAAATCTTTATTCCTATCAGAGACCGAAACCATCATATCACGTAACGTCCTATCGAGTGCTTCAAATGCTAATTTGTTAGTCATCGGTGCCTCATCCCAAATAATCAAATCGGCCAATCGGACTACCTCAACTTTTGCACTATCTTTCTTAATCCGACAAATAGTATCTTCAGTCAGTTCAACAGGAATATTGAACATAAAATGCGCCGTCTTACCACCAGGTAACAACAGAGAAGCAATACTACTAGAAGCAACGTTTATAACAATCTTTTTCTCAGATCACAATCTAGCCGACAAAACTCTGTACAAAAAAGTTTTTCCAGTGCCACCAAACCCATACACAAAAAAGAATCCATGCCTCTTATTCGAAACGCAATCAATAATTTTATCGTAGACCACCCTCTGTTCTTCATTTAACTTTAAGACATTTGCATCATGCTCACGAGTCAAAGAAACAGTATCATACTGCAACTCACGCAACAACAGCAAGTTGCTAAATTGAAAGACTAAAGAGTTATTAGGAACCGGCATGCCAGCATAATTTCTCAacgattttttattattctgcAATAGTTTCTCAATCTCCAACAAACAAAATGTTTGCAACTCATCCTAACTCATCATTAGATCTATGTTTaacgataattaataaatattagcaCCATAATATCATTTCTGCACTGTCTGTGTGCATGTGTGCCTGCTTGTCATATAATAAATTCATCATGAACAAAATTCTTACCGGAATATTGCAGCTCATGCCTTTTGCGATAAAGAATATCATCAGACAAATAAGCCCAAGTTTGTTCCCAAACTGACAGAGGCCTTCCCATGGAACCAGATAGCAACAACATCACAAAAGCCTCTTTAGCTGTGCAGCGGATGCTACCTCAGCGACTTTCTTAATAGCAGAAACATACTCCTTATCATCTATCAAGAATCCCATGGCAGAACATGCCTCCTGAAATGTATCATAAGTAACACCATTCACAGTTCTTATACTTCAAAAACTGGTACAACCTCTCTGCACATTCAAAAGCATCCGCATATAGAAAAGTTCACCAGATGAGGAATGAGCGAAACTCAATTTTCCAATTGAGAATCCCCTCTGTCTCGGCTTCCGCTCCCTAAATTTTGAACAATAGACAAATTTGCCTGGATATTCAGCATATGTTAAAGACCGCCCATCCGGAAACCACATGTTGGCCATCTTCCAACCCGTAAACATCGTCAGCAAATCTTTATTGTGCAAATAAACCTGAGTAGTGATATCAGCATCATCGAATACGACATGTTGCTGGTTCGACAAGTGAAAAGTCAACCTCTGTACTGACGGCCATCTATGATGAATATCATAAGCAAAAATTCTCCACATGGATTCAGACAGTGATAAATAACGACAATCATAATACTGCTTGATCTCATCAACCACCTGAGAAGATTCACCAACATGATATGTTTCTCCAACAGTTGTAGTCACCCGATCTGGACCCTTATTGATATACTTAAAAAGATATTTGATAAAGTTTGACTTGTTACAGAACTCAAGATTTATGTGAGCTTGATATTTCATTAACAACAGTGGATTATAGGGCACAACAAATCTGTTGTCAATATCAACATCGTTGATCTTCACTGTCACACCCATATTACGACGTCTATATATCGGATAGCCATCTTCATCAAAGCTCGTTTGGTCAACGAATCTTTTCGGATAAAACTTTGAGCACTTACCATCTTTCATGCAAGGAAAACTCGGTCTAAGTCGACCGCAGGGACCATGGATCATATACTTGGTGACAACATTATAAAGAGCTGGAAATTTGAGGGGATTGGGTAGCTTGGCACAGATGAATTCATCAACAATTTCAACACTTTGTAAGTTGTTTCCCCGTTAAGCTATAGTAACATGTGTGCATGTGATAGACCTCTTTTTTGGAACTCAATAGTATACATacctaaaaaatacaaaaacatcaTTAAGAAGCCAGACAACTACATGTCTGAAGACAacagacagaaattgaaatgcCAAGCGAGAAATAACATACATGCACTAAGTGGACCAAAAAACACACCTTCCTTGAAATCgcttagtgatgagcggataatttgtatactttttggcattgtttttagtatgtttttgatatgatatagttagtttttggtatatttttattagtttttagttaaaattcacttttctggactttactatgagtttgtgtgtttttctgtgatttcaggtattttctggctgaaattgagggacctgagcaaaaatctgattctgagaccaaaaaggactgcagatgctgttggattctgacctccctgcactcgaagtggattttctggagctacagaagcccaattggcgcgctctcaacggcgttggaaagtagacatcctgggctttccagcaatatatgatagtccatactttgcccaagatttgatggcccaaaccggcgttcaaagtcacctcaagaaatcccagcgttaaacgctggaactggcaccaaaatgggagttaaacgcccaaactggcaataaagctggcgtttaactccaagaagagtctctacacgaaaatgcttcaatgctcagcccaagcacacaccaagtggNNNNNNNNNNNNNNNNNNNNNNNNNNNNNNNNNNNNNNNNNNNNNNNNNNNNNNNNNNNNNNNNNNNNNNNNNNNNNNNNNNNNNNNNNNNNNNNNNNNNNNNNNNNNNNNNNNNNNNNNNNNNNNNNNNNNNNNNNNNNNNNNNNNNNNNNNNNNNNNNNNNNNNNNNNNNNNNNNNNNNNNNNNNNNNNNNNNNNNNNNNNNNNNNNNNNNNNNNNNNNNNNNNNNNNNNNNNNNNNNNNNNNNNNNNNNNNNNNNNNNNNNNNNNNNNNNNNNNNNNNNNNNNNNNNNNNNNNNNNNNNNNNNNNNNNNNNNNNNNNNNNNNNNNNNNNNNNNNNNNNNNNNNNNNNNNNNNNNNNNNNNNNNNNNNNNNNNNNNNNNNNNNNNNNNNNNNNNNNNNNNNNNNNNNNNNNNNNNNNNNNNNNNNNNNNNNNNNNNNNNNNNNNNNNNNNNNNNNNNNNNNNNNNNNNNNNNNNNNNNNNNNNNNNNNNNNNNNNNNNNNNNNNNNNNNNNNNNNNNNNNNNNNNNNNNNNNNNNNNNNNNNNNNNNNNNNNNNNNNNNNNNNNNNNNNNNNNNNNNNNNNNNNNNNNNNNNNNNNNNNNNNNNNNNNNNNNNNNNNNNNNNNNNNNNNNNNNNNNNNNNNNNNNNNNNNNNNNNNNNNNNNNNNNNNNNNNNNNNNNNNNNNNNNNNNNNNNNNNNNNNNNNNNNNNNNNNNNNNNNNNNNNNNNNNNNNNNNNNNNNNNNNNNNNNNNNNNNNNNNNNNNNNNNNNNNNNNNNNNNNNNNNNNNNNNNNNNNNNNNNNNNNNNNNNNNNNNNNNNNNNNNNNNNNNNNNNNNNNNNNNNNNNNNNNNNNNNNNNNNNNNNNNNNNNNNNNNNNNNNNNNNNNNNNNNNNNNNNNNNNNNNNNNNNNNNNNNNNNNNNNNNNNNNNNNNNNNNNNNNNNNNNNNNNNNNNNNNNNNNNNNNNNNNNNNNNNNNNNNNNNNNNNNNNNNNNNNNNNNNNNNNNNNNNNNNNNNNNNNNNNNNNNNNNNNNNNNNNNNNNNNNNNNNNNNNNNNNNNNNNNNNNNNNNNNNNNNNNNNNNNNNNNNNNNNNNNNNNNNNNNNNNNNNNNNNNNNNNNNNNNNNNNNNNNNNNNNNNNNNNNNNNNNNNNNNNNNNNNNNNNNNNNNNNNNNNNNNNNNNNNNNNNNNNNNNNNNNNNNNNNNNNNNNNNNNNNNNNNNNNNNNNNNNNNNNNNNNNNNNNNNNNNNNNNNNNNNNNNNNNNNNNNNNNNNNNNNNNNNNNNNNNNNNNNNNNNNNNNNNNNNNNNNNNNNNNNNNNNNNNNNNNNNNNNNNNNNNNNNNNNNNNNNNNNNNNNNNNNNNNNNNNNNNNNNNNNNNNNNNNNNNNNNNNNNNNNNNNNNNNNNNNNNNNNNNNNNNNNNNNNNNNNNNNNNNNNNNNNNNNNNNNNNNNNNNNNNNNNNNNNNNNNNNNNNNNNNNNNNNNNNNNNNNNNNNNNNNNNNNNNNNNNNNNNNNNNNNNNNNNNNNNNNNNNNNNNNNNNNNNNNNNNNNNNNNNNNNNNNNNNNNNNNNNNNNNNNNNNNNNNNNNNNNNNNNNNNNNNNNNNNNNNNNNNNNNNNNNNNNNNNNNNNNNNNNNNNNNNNNNNNNNNNNNNNNNNNNNNNNNNNNNNNNNNNNNNNNNNNNNNNNNNNNNNNNNNNNNNNNNNNNNNNNNNNNNNNNNNNNNNNNNNNNNNNNNNNNNNNNNNNNNNNNNNNNNNNNNNNNNNNNNNNNNNNNNNNNNNNNNNNNNNNNNNNNNNNNNNNNNNNNNNNNNNNNNNNNNNNNNNNNNNNNNNNNNNNNNNNNNNNNNNNNNNNNNNNNNNNNNNNNNNNNNNNNNNNNNNNNNNNNNNNNNNNNNNNNNNNNNNNNNNNNNNNNNNNNNNNNNNNNNNNNNNNNNNNNNNNNNNNNNNNNNNNNNNNNNNNNNNNNNNNNNNNNNNNNNNNNNNNNNNNNNNNNNNNNNNNNNNNNNNNNNNNNNNNNNNNNNNNNNNNNNNNNNNNNNNNNNNNNNNNNNNNNNNNNNNNNNNNNNNNNNNNNNNNNNNNNNNNNNNNNNNNNNNNNNNNNNNNNNNNNNNNNNNNNNNNNNNNNNNNNNNNNNNNNNNNNNNNNNNNNNNNNNNNNNNNNNNNNNNNNNNNNNNNNNNNNNNNNNNNNNNNNNNNNNNNNNNNNNNNNNNNNNNNNNNNNNNNNNNNNNNNNNNNNNNNNNNNNNNNNNNNNNNNNNNNNNNNNNNNNNNNNNNNNNNNNNNNNNNNNNNNNNNNNNNNNNNNNNNNNNNNNNNNNNNNNNNNNNNNNNNNNNNNNNNNNNNNNNNNNNNNNNNNNNNNNNNNNNNNNNNNNNNNNNNNNNNNNNNNNNNNNNNNNNNNNNNNNNNNNNNNNNNNNNNNNNNNNNNNNNNNNNNNNNNNNNNNNNNNNNNNNNNNNNNNNNNNNNNNNNNNNNNNNNNNNNNNNNNNNNNNNNNNNNNNNNNNNNNNNNNNNNNNNNNNNNNNNNNNNNNNNNNNNNNNNNNNNNNNNNNNNNNNNNNNNNNNNNNNNNNNNNNNNNNNNNNNNNNNNNNNNNNNNNNNNNNNNNNNNNNNNNNNNNNNNNNNNNNNNNNNNNNNNNNNNNNNNNNNNNNNNNNNNNNNNNNNNNNNNNNNNNNNNNNNNNNNNNNNNNNNNNNNNNNNNNNNNNNNNNNNNNNNNNNNNNNNNNNNNNNNNNNNNNNNNNNNNNNNNNNNNNNNNNNNNNNNNNNNNNNNNNNNNNNNNNNNNNNNNNNNNNNNNNNNNNNNNNNNNNNNNNNNNNNNNNNNNNNNNNNNNNNNNNNNNNNNNNNNNNNNNNNNNNNNNNNNNNNNNNNNNNNNNNNNNNNNNNNNNNNNNNNNNNNNNNNNNNNNNNNNNNNNNNNNNNNNNNNNNNNNNNNNNNNNNNNNNNNNNNNNNNNNNNNNNNNNNNNNNNNNNNNNNNNNNNNNNNNNNNNNNNNNNNNNNNNNNNNNNNNNNNNNNNNNNNNNNNNNNNNNNNNNNNNNNNNNNNNNNNNNNNNNNNNNNNNNNNNNNNNNNNNNNNNNNNNNNNNNNNNNNNNNNNNNNNNNNNNNNNNNNNNNNNNNNNNNNNNNNNNNNNNNNNNNNNNNNNNNNNNNNNNNNNNNNNNNNNNNNNNNNNNNNNNNNNNNNNNNNNNNNNNNNNNNNNNNNNNNNNNNNNNNNNNNNNNNNNNNNNNNNNNNNNNNNNNNNNNNNNNNNNNNNNNNNNNNNNNNNNNNNNNNNNNNNNNNNNNNNNNNNNNNNNNNNNNNNNNNNNNNNNNNNNNNNNNNNNNNNNNNNNNNNNNNNNNNNNNNNNNNNNNNNNNNNNNNNNNNNNNNNNNNNNNNNNNNNNNNNNNNNNNNNNNNNNNNNNNNNNNNNNNNNNNNNNNNNNNNNNNNNNNNNNNNNNNNNNNNNNNNNNNNNNNNNNNNNNNNNNNNNNNNNNNNNNNNNNNNNNNNNNNNNNNNNNNNNNNNNNNNNNNNNNNNNNNNNNNNNNNNNNNNNNNNNNNNNNNNNNNNNNNNNNNNNNNNNNNNNNNNNNNNNNNNNNNNNNNNNNNNNNNNNNNNNNNNNNNNNNNNNNNNNNNNNNNNNNNNNNNNNNNNNNNNNNNNNNNNNNNNNNNNNNNNNNNNNNNNNNNNNNNNNNNNNNNNNNNNNNNNNNNNNNNNNNNNNNNNNNNNNNNNNNNNNNNNNNNNNNNNNNNNNNNNNNNNNNNNNNNNNNNNNNNNNNNNNNNNNNNNNNNNNNNNNNNNNNNNNNNNNNNNNNNNNNNNNNNNNNNNNNNNNNNNNNNNNNNNNNNNNNNNNNNNNNNNNNNNNNNNNNTTGGATAGCTcttctggaggatctcttcatttgaagaagacgcctactgaagctcaagagctgattgaaatggttgcaaataaccaattcatgtacacttctgaaagggatcctgtgaacaatgggactagtcagaagaaaggagttcttgagattgatactctgaatgccatattggctcagaacaaaatattgactcaacaagtcaatatgatttctcaaagtctgtctggaatgcaaaatgcaccaagcagtactaaggaagcttcatctgaggaagaagcttatgatcctgagaacacttcaatagaagaggtgaattacatgggagaaccctatggaaacacctacaatccttcatggaggaatcatccaaacctttcatggaaggatcaacagagacctcaacaaggtttcaataacaataatggtggaagaaacaggtttagcaatagcaagccttttccatcatctt
This sequence is a window from Arachis duranensis cultivar V14167 chromosome 2, aradu.V14167.gnm2.J7QH, whole genome shotgun sequence. Protein-coding genes within it:
- the LOC107474753 gene encoding uncharacterized protein LOC107474753 codes for the protein MFAFTSLGGKVLDSVNDGSGPPQFIITGQNYHRIGSLLPDPGLYLSLHSYIVFYSRYNAQTSEIDRELITELLQMIDTHNVIAQSFRRVREFYQCHPSEIFSLKLHSHRKVDRRTYNSPSCDEVAALIVGDFDSSDHGHDIIYPLLFPYGENGYQLNIPYRGQVDGYVPGRRTRVSLREFICFCLQIREQEDGIIHKCSRLFQQFVVDCFTMIESQRLYEIRMKQSTIRGEVLQGIEEAMHRGDDEASSIGTQVILPSSFTGGRRYMFNHCQDAMAICKHFGYPDLFLTITCNPNWPEFQRFTERERIPIADRPNISCRVFHAKLKCLLSALYNVVTKYMIHGPCGRLRPSFPCMKDGKCSKFYPKRFVDQTSFDEDGYPIYRRRNMGVTVKINDVDIDNRFVVPYNPLLLMKYQAHINLEFCNKSNFIKYLFKYINKGPDRVTTTVGETYHVGESSQVVDEIKQYYDCRYLSLSESMWRIFAYDIHHRWPSVQRLTFHLSNQQHVVFDDADITTQVYLHNKDLLTMFTGWKMANMWFPDGRSLTYAEYPGKFVYCSKFRERKPRQRGFSIGKLSFAHSSSGELFYMRMLLNEACSAMGFLIDDKEYVSAIKKVAEYDTVSLTREHDANVLKLNEEQRVVYDKIIDCVSNKSSIASLLLPGGKTAHFMFNIPVELTEDTICRIKKDSAKVEVVRLADLIIWDEAPMTNKLAFEALDRTLRDMMVSVSDRNKDLPFGGKVVVRW
- the LOC127739632 gene encoding uncharacterized protein LOC127739632, translating into MASINSSVLWKYCEVLRLTKNMRLTIGLEQSTPQELRSFSDWILQIGEGRCGIVVNDKLFVDIPSDLIIPILENPVEDIVNTIYLIQNFRDPSFFQDRAILVPTVDNVEKINNYIVDLLPDKEKNYLSADSICGSDVYSDVDVDWINVEFLNQIRCSGLPNHSLKLKIGVPIILLRNIDPAGGLCNGTRLVMRDLGRNVIGADIVSGSNVGDKVFITRMNMIPSDTVIPFKFQHRQFPVSLSFAMTINKSQGQTLSTVGLFLRHPVFCHSQLYVALS